The following coding sequences are from one Cervus canadensis isolate Bull #8, Minnesota chromosome 4, ASM1932006v1, whole genome shotgun sequence window:
- the LOC122439581 gene encoding zinc finger FYVE domain-containing protein 16-like isoform X2, with protein sequence MDSYFKAAVSDLDRLLDDFEQNPDEQDYLQDAQKAYDSKHYSVSSELTASQVTSLLPKDQQCINCCVSSETGYETNQIALTEEILEGLTSIQNEKNVTGLDLLSSVDGGTSDEIQPLYMGRCSKPVCDLISDMGNLVHVTNSEEDIKKLLPDDSKSSADSLIGLDLSSVSETFCVSSTDHGNNTVREEQNDVSSELQSRGISGTTEFGVKVDTALSDSCNYNEKENVEDKKISNQSEPVVDFSMPSALTQQSSKVFDAKDHPQHKNQLCELVKAVGCLVEEEEEVPGKAATECLKEGGSSLPKNGGLCLNDSNVRDESSKLPDFSIEEDRTAIFIKESAKEDSRNLDLNDNRDVIQDSASALHVSSENTYSSLSCLPVPGSLCGSLIDSKGHGDFLPQNENKDNVQDAVTVHEEIQKKVTPGGESLKETDLLKQDKCKNILHQPLTEKMGDRKVDSNQMVIRVESVDYPDNSSSCTPAESQIELSGASAPESPDHCEGLTFSSSDIDGQDLDYFNIDEGMKSGAPISDAELDAFLTEQYLQTSNIKSFEENINDAKSQMNQIDMKGLDDGSIDNIYFNAEAGATGESPGINMICETVDKQNTAENGSLSLGEKSTVPVEQGLSSSKSEITNELSVSDSNSQSVHVRGARPKQLFSVPSRTRSSKEPNKLDIPNMPESKPRITNTTVPATYTTDSVTDPQVSFNSNYIDIESNFEGGSSFVTANEESLPANTCKDGLVLGQKQPTWVPDSEAPNCMNCQVKFTFTKRRHHCRACGKVFCGVCCNRKCKLQYLEKEARVCVVCYETISKGEY encoded by the exons ATGGACAGTTATTTTAAAGCAGCAGTCAGTGACTTGGACAGACTTCTCGATGATTTTGAACAGAATCCag ATGAACAAGATTATCTCCAAGATGCACAAAAGGCATATGATTCTAAGCACTATTCAGTCTCTTCGGAGTTGACTGCCTCACAAGTAACTTCATTGCTACCAAAGGATCAACAGTGCATTAATTGTTGTGTCTCATCAGAAACAGGTTATGAGACAAATCAGATTGCCCTGACTGAAGAAATACTTGAGGGACTAACTTCtatacagaatgaaaaaaatgtaacagGGCTTGATCTCCTTTCTTCTGTGGATGGTGGCACTTCAGATGAAATCCAGCCCCTATATATGGGACGATGTAGTAAACCTGTCTGTGATCTGATAAGTGACATGGGTAATTTAGTTCATGTAACTAATAGtgaagaagatattaaaaaactATTGCCAGATGATTCGAAGTCTAGTGCAGATTCCTTGATTGGACTGGATTTATCTTCAGTGTCAGAAACTTTCTGTGTGTCTTCAACAGACCATGGTAATAATACAGTCAGAGAGGAACAGAATGATGTCAGCTCTGAATTACAAAGCAGAGGAATCAGTGGAACTACAGAATTTGGTGTAAAAGTGGATACAGCACTTTCAGATTCATGTAAttacaatgagaaagaaaatgtagaGGATAAAAAGATCTCTAATCAGTCAGAACCAGTTGTTGATTTTAGCATGCCATCTGCTTTGACTCAACAAAGTTCCAAAGTGTTTGATGCCAAAGACCACCCACAACACAAGAACCAGCTATGTGAGTTAGTAAAAGCTGTTGGCTGTTTggtagaagaagaggaagaggtgcCAGGTAAAGCTGCCACAGAATGTTTAAAAGAAGGAGGCAGCAGTCTTCCAAAAAATGGAGGCTTATGCTTAAATGATTCAAATGTAAGAGATGAAAGCTCCAAGTTACCCGACTTTTCCATTGAGGAAGATAGGACTGCTATATTTATaaaagaatctgcaaaagaaGACTCCAGAAATTTAGATCTTAATGATAATAGAGATGTAATCCAAGATTCTGCTTCAGCTTTACATGTTTCAAGTGAAAATACATACTCCTCACTGTCCTGTCTTCCAGTACCTGGGTCTTTGTGTGGATCTTTAATTGACAGTAAAGGTCATGGTGATTTTTTACCccagaatgaaaataaagataatgtaCAGGATGCAGTGACTGTACATGAAGAAATACAGAAGAAAGTTACTCCAGGTGGGGAATCTTTGAAGGAGACTGATCTTTTGAAACAGGATAAATGTAAAAACATACTTCATCAGCCATTAACTGAAAAGATGGGAGATAGAAAGGTAGATTCTAACCAGATGGTAATTAGAGTTGAATCTGTGGATTACCCTGATAACAGCAGTTCTTGTACACCCGCAGAATCTCAAATAGAGCTTTCTGGCGCTAGTGCCCCAGAATCTCCTGATCATTGTGAAGGTCTCACTTTTTCAAGCAGTGATATTGATGGACAAGACTTAGATTACTTTAACATTGATGAAGGCATGAAAAGTGGCGCAccaattagtgatgctgaacttGATGCCTTTCTCACTGAACAGTATCTTCAAACGAGTAACATAAAatcatttgaagaaaatataaatgatgcaAAGTCTCAAATGAATCAGATAGATATGAAAGGCCTAGATGATGGAAGTAttgataatatatatttcaatgctgaAGCAGGAGCTACTGGGGAAAGTCCTGGTATTAATATGATTTGTGAAACAGTTGATAAACAAAATACAGCTGAAAATGGTAGCCTTTCTTTAGGTGAAAAAAGTACAGTTCCAGTTGAACAAGGGTTATCTAGCAGTAAGTCTGAGATTACAAATGAATTATCAGTCTCTGATAGTAACAGTCAGTCTGTTCATGTTAGAGGGGCCAGACCTAAGCAATTGTTTAGTGTTCCATCAAGAACAAGGAGTTCAAAGGAACCAAATAAACTGGATATTCCAAATATGCCTGAAAGTAAACCCAGGATAACAAATACCACTGTTCCAGCCACCTATACTACAGATTCTGTGACTGACCCTCAGGTTAGCTTCAATTCTAATTACATTGATATAGAAAGTAATTTTGAAGGTGGGTCCAGTTTTGTAACTGCAAATGAAGAGTCTCTTCCTGCAAACACTTGCAAAGATGGCCTTGTTTTGGGCCAGAAACAACCTACTTGGGTTCCTGATTCAGAAGCTCCAAATTGTATGAACTGCCAAGTCAAATTTACTTTTACGAAACGGAGACATCATTGCCGAGCATGTGGAAAA gTGTTTTGCGGTGTCTGTTGTAATAGGAAGTGTAAATTGCAGTATCTAGAGAAGGAGGCAAGAGTGTGTGTAGTCTGCTATGAGACTATTAGTAAAGGTGAGTATTAA
- the LOC122439581 gene encoding zinc finger FYVE domain-containing protein 16-like isoform X1, producing MDSYFKAAVSDLDRLLDDFEQNPDEQDYLQDAQKAYDSKHYSVSSELTASQVTSLLPKDQQCINCCVSSETGYETNQIALTEEILEGLTSIQNEKNVTGLDLLSSVDGGTSDEIQPLYMGRCSKPVCDLISDMGNLVHVTNSEEDIKKLLPDDSKSSADSLIGLDLSSVSETFCVSSTDHGNNTVREEQNDVSSELQSRGISGTTEFGVKVDTALSDSCNYNEKENVEDKKISNQSEPVVDFSMPSALTQQSSKVFDAKDHPQHKNQLCELVKAVGCLVEEEEEVPGKAATECLKEGGSSLPKNGGLCLNDSNVRDESSKLPDFSIEEDRTAIFIKESAKEDSRNLDLNDNRDVIQDSASALHVSSENTYSSLSCLPVPGSLCGSLIDSKGHGDFLPQNENKDNVQDAVTVHEEIQKKVTPGGESLKETDLLKQDKCKNILHQPLTEKMGDRKVDSNQMVIRVESVDYPDNSSSCTPAESQIELSGASAPESPDHCEGLTFSSSDIDGQDLDYFNIDEGMKSGAPISDAELDAFLTEQYLQTSNIKSFEENINDAKSQMNQIDMKGLDDGSIDNIYFNAEAGATGESPGINMICETVDKQNTAENGSLSLGEKSTVPVEQGLSSSKSEITNELSVSDSNSQSVHVRGARPKQLFSVPSRTRSSKEPNKLDIPNMPESKPRITNTTVPATYTTDSVTDPQVSFNSNYIDIESNFEGGSSFVTANEESLPANTCKDGLVLGQKQPTWVPDSEAPNCMNCQVKFTFTKRRHHCRACGKVFCGVCCNRKCKLQYLEKEARVCVVCYETISKGEDLVLTYLA from the exons ATGGACAGTTATTTTAAAGCAGCAGTCAGTGACTTGGACAGACTTCTCGATGATTTTGAACAGAATCCag ATGAACAAGATTATCTCCAAGATGCACAAAAGGCATATGATTCTAAGCACTATTCAGTCTCTTCGGAGTTGACTGCCTCACAAGTAACTTCATTGCTACCAAAGGATCAACAGTGCATTAATTGTTGTGTCTCATCAGAAACAGGTTATGAGACAAATCAGATTGCCCTGACTGAAGAAATACTTGAGGGACTAACTTCtatacagaatgaaaaaaatgtaacagGGCTTGATCTCCTTTCTTCTGTGGATGGTGGCACTTCAGATGAAATCCAGCCCCTATATATGGGACGATGTAGTAAACCTGTCTGTGATCTGATAAGTGACATGGGTAATTTAGTTCATGTAACTAATAGtgaagaagatattaaaaaactATTGCCAGATGATTCGAAGTCTAGTGCAGATTCCTTGATTGGACTGGATTTATCTTCAGTGTCAGAAACTTTCTGTGTGTCTTCAACAGACCATGGTAATAATACAGTCAGAGAGGAACAGAATGATGTCAGCTCTGAATTACAAAGCAGAGGAATCAGTGGAACTACAGAATTTGGTGTAAAAGTGGATACAGCACTTTCAGATTCATGTAAttacaatgagaaagaaaatgtagaGGATAAAAAGATCTCTAATCAGTCAGAACCAGTTGTTGATTTTAGCATGCCATCTGCTTTGACTCAACAAAGTTCCAAAGTGTTTGATGCCAAAGACCACCCACAACACAAGAACCAGCTATGTGAGTTAGTAAAAGCTGTTGGCTGTTTggtagaagaagaggaagaggtgcCAGGTAAAGCTGCCACAGAATGTTTAAAAGAAGGAGGCAGCAGTCTTCCAAAAAATGGAGGCTTATGCTTAAATGATTCAAATGTAAGAGATGAAAGCTCCAAGTTACCCGACTTTTCCATTGAGGAAGATAGGACTGCTATATTTATaaaagaatctgcaaaagaaGACTCCAGAAATTTAGATCTTAATGATAATAGAGATGTAATCCAAGATTCTGCTTCAGCTTTACATGTTTCAAGTGAAAATACATACTCCTCACTGTCCTGTCTTCCAGTACCTGGGTCTTTGTGTGGATCTTTAATTGACAGTAAAGGTCATGGTGATTTTTTACCccagaatgaaaataaagataatgtaCAGGATGCAGTGACTGTACATGAAGAAATACAGAAGAAAGTTACTCCAGGTGGGGAATCTTTGAAGGAGACTGATCTTTTGAAACAGGATAAATGTAAAAACATACTTCATCAGCCATTAACTGAAAAGATGGGAGATAGAAAGGTAGATTCTAACCAGATGGTAATTAGAGTTGAATCTGTGGATTACCCTGATAACAGCAGTTCTTGTACACCCGCAGAATCTCAAATAGAGCTTTCTGGCGCTAGTGCCCCAGAATCTCCTGATCATTGTGAAGGTCTCACTTTTTCAAGCAGTGATATTGATGGACAAGACTTAGATTACTTTAACATTGATGAAGGCATGAAAAGTGGCGCAccaattagtgatgctgaacttGATGCCTTTCTCACTGAACAGTATCTTCAAACGAGTAACATAAAatcatttgaagaaaatataaatgatgcaAAGTCTCAAATGAATCAGATAGATATGAAAGGCCTAGATGATGGAAGTAttgataatatatatttcaatgctgaAGCAGGAGCTACTGGGGAAAGTCCTGGTATTAATATGATTTGTGAAACAGTTGATAAACAAAATACAGCTGAAAATGGTAGCCTTTCTTTAGGTGAAAAAAGTACAGTTCCAGTTGAACAAGGGTTATCTAGCAGTAAGTCTGAGATTACAAATGAATTATCAGTCTCTGATAGTAACAGTCAGTCTGTTCATGTTAGAGGGGCCAGACCTAAGCAATTGTTTAGTGTTCCATCAAGAACAAGGAGTTCAAAGGAACCAAATAAACTGGATATTCCAAATATGCCTGAAAGTAAACCCAGGATAACAAATACCACTGTTCCAGCCACCTATACTACAGATTCTGTGACTGACCCTCAGGTTAGCTTCAATTCTAATTACATTGATATAGAAAGTAATTTTGAAGGTGGGTCCAGTTTTGTAACTGCAAATGAAGAGTCTCTTCCTGCAAACACTTGCAAAGATGGCCTTGTTTTGGGCCAGAAACAACCTACTTGGGTTCCTGATTCAGAAGCTCCAAATTGTATGAACTGCCAAGTCAAATTTACTTTTACGAAACGGAGACATCATTGCCGAGCATGTGGAAAA gTGTTTTGCGGTGTCTGTTGTAATAGGAAGTGTAAATTGCAGTATCTAGAGAAGGAGGCAAGAGTGTGTGTAGTCTGCTATGAGACTATTAGTAAAG